The Cloacibacillus sp. genome has a window encoding:
- a CDS encoding (2Fe-2S)-binding protein: protein MELIQKHPILDYAHGREVTFTFDGKELKGFEGEPIAMALHANGVHIYRVTPEMKRTRGFFCAIGKCSSCFMVVDGVPNVRTCVTPLMAGMKVETQLDKGRVPMEVC, encoded by the coding sequence ATGGAACTTATTCAGAAACACCCGATACTCGATTACGCGCACGGTCGGGAGGTAACGTTCACCTTCGACGGGAAAGAGCTCAAAGGCTTTGAGGGCGAGCCCATCGCAATGGCGCTGCACGCAAACGGCGTCCACATCTACAGGGTGACGCCCGAGATGAAGCGCACCCGCGGTTTCTTCTGCGCCATCGGAAAATGCAGCTCATGCTTCATGGTGGTAGACGGCGTGCCGAATGTACGCACCTGCGTTACGCCGCTTATGGCCGGCATGAAGGTGGAGACCCAGCTTGACAAGGGCCGCGTCCCCATGGAAGTCTGCTAA
- a CDS encoding helix-turn-helix transcriptional regulator: protein MAAEIKMNPRLNILIPVVRGLAKILGRDYEVNLHDVSMPEHSLVLCENGYVTGRREGGPMTDFGLFMLQSEEYRTKDGIYNYLAKNNRGELIKCSCIFIRDDNGKIIAFLCINYDLKKAIAARDLIESLVAVDTGKIDQYPYTADDSAPLPEKFPEPVRESFAQDLEEVVNDSLEQVKRRIDKPFKYLTKPEKQQVIRELYDKGFFLLKGSVERLAAEMDNTKFTIYSYIRDIQK, encoded by the coding sequence ATGGCGGCTGAGATAAAAATGAACCCGAGGTTAAATATTTTGATTCCCGTTGTGCGCGGGCTGGCGAAAATCCTTGGGCGCGACTACGAGGTGAACCTGCACGACGTCTCTATGCCGGAACATTCTTTAGTGCTCTGCGAAAACGGTTATGTCACAGGGCGAAGAGAGGGCGGCCCGATGACGGACTTCGGTCTTTTCATGCTCCAGTCCGAAGAATACCGCACGAAAGACGGCATCTACAACTACCTTGCGAAGAACAACCGCGGCGAGCTGATAAAATGCAGCTGTATCTTCATCCGCGACGATAACGGAAAAATAATCGCCTTTCTCTGCATCAACTACGACCTGAAAAAAGCAATAGCCGCGCGCGACCTGATAGAAAGCCTCGTCGCGGTGGACACGGGCAAGATAGACCAGTACCCGTACACAGCCGACGACAGCGCCCCGCTGCCCGAAAAGTTCCCCGAGCCGGTGCGAGAATCTTTCGCGCAGGACCTTGAAGAGGTGGTCAACGACTCGCTCGAGCAGGTAAAACGCCGCATAGACAAACCCTTCAAATATCTGACGAAGCCCGAGAAGCAGCAGGTCATACGCGAGCTTTACGACAAGGGCTTTTTCCTTTTGAAAGGCTCCGTCGAGCGTCTTGCCGCGGAGATGGACAACACGAAATTCACCATCTATTCCTATATACGCGACATCCAAAAATAG
- the hisD gene encoding histidinol dehydrogenase, whose product MKIIKEARPRSGRDSLKLRETVAAMIEKVREEGDAALCGFNHRFDGNDRQNFRLTAEEIKAAYAQVSLHEIKNMKRAAANIKNFAEAQKKTMGELRGFETQPGVTLGHSVIPVSSCCCYVPGGGYPLYSTALMLIIPAKAAGVGRVAACSPSMKGSHAVHPKTVVAMDIAGADEIYSVGGAQAVAAFAYGTRQIEPVDLIVGPGNQYVAEAKRQCYGQIGIDFVAGPSEVLIIADGSANAEIMAADILAQSEHDNIAKGILVTTSEELAKETIAAVERQLAALPTADIAARSWADYGEVIIAETLDEAASIANSRAPEHLEIIVEDTAALSKKLTNYGSLFIGQSSAEVFGDYVSGTNHTLPTSRAARYTGGVWVGTFLKVCTYQSLTEEAMRSLAPLTSEMARGEGLIAHARAAEIRAELLK is encoded by the coding sequence ATGAAAATCATAAAAGAGGCGAGGCCGCGCAGCGGCCGAGATTCGCTAAAGCTGCGGGAGACGGTCGCCGCGATGATAGAAAAGGTACGTGAGGAGGGGGACGCCGCGCTGTGTGGGTTCAACCACCGTTTTGACGGAAACGACCGGCAGAATTTCCGTCTCACGGCCGAAGAGATAAAGGCCGCCTACGCGCAGGTATCTTTGCATGAGATAAAGAATATGAAGAGGGCGGCCGCAAATATAAAAAACTTCGCCGAGGCGCAGAAAAAGACGATGGGCGAGCTGCGCGGCTTTGAGACGCAGCCGGGCGTGACGCTTGGGCACAGCGTCATTCCGGTCTCATCGTGCTGCTGCTATGTGCCTGGCGGCGGCTACCCGCTTTATTCCACGGCGCTCATGCTCATCATCCCGGCAAAGGCTGCGGGCGTGGGGCGTGTCGCTGCGTGCAGTCCGTCGATGAAGGGAAGCCATGCCGTGCATCCGAAGACGGTCGTCGCGATGGATATAGCGGGAGCGGACGAGATCTATTCCGTGGGCGGCGCGCAGGCTGTCGCGGCCTTTGCCTACGGCACCCGCCAAATAGAGCCTGTCGATCTCATCGTAGGCCCCGGCAATCAGTATGTGGCGGAGGCGAAGCGCCAGTGCTACGGCCAAATCGGCATAGATTTTGTGGCTGGCCCAAGCGAAGTGCTGATAATAGCCGACGGCTCAGCGAACGCCGAGATAATGGCGGCCGATATTTTGGCGCAGAGCGAGCACGACAACATTGCGAAAGGAATATTGGTGACGACCTCCGAAGAACTTGCGAAAGAGACGATAGCCGCCGTAGAAAGACAGCTTGCAGCACTGCCGACGGCGGATATAGCCGCGCGCTCATGGGCCGACTACGGAGAGGTCATCATAGCCGAAACGCTGGACGAGGCGGCCTCTATTGCAAACAGCAGGGCGCCGGAGCATCTTGAGATAATAGTAGAAGACACGGCGGCTTTGTCTAAGAAACTGACAAATTACGGCTCGCTCTTCATCGGCCAGTCGTCGGCGGAGGTCTTTGGAGATTATGTGTCGGGCACCAATCACACGCTGCCGACGTCGAGGGCCGCGCGCTACACTGGCGGCGTTTGGGTGGGGACCTTCCTGAAAGTCTGCACCTATCAGAGCTTGACGGAGGAGGCGATGCGTTCGCTTGCGCCGCTTACCTCGGAGATGGCGCGCGGCGAGGGCCTCATAGCGCACGCAAGGGCCGCGGAGATTCGCGCAGAGCTGCTGAAATAA
- the hisF gene encoding imidazole glycerol phosphate synthase subunit HisF, producing the protein MYAKRIIPCLDIKDGRVVKGVNFEGLRDAGDPVECAKAYQRAGADEIVFLDITATSDGRETVTELVRRVAAEVFIPITVGGGIRSVDDIRAILRAGADKVSLNTAAIKNPRLISDAAKAFGSQCVVVAIDAKRKGDGYWEVYSAGGRSPEHMEAFGWAVKAQQLGAGELLLTSMDRDGTKKGYDLELTRMISEAVGIPVIASGGAGSCCDFYDALTTGKADAALAASLFHFSEIPIQKLKKYLKERGLPMREKSAPNEMSQDETDVFGICSEA; encoded by the coding sequence ATGTACGCAAAGCGAATCATACCATGCCTAGATATAAAGGACGGGCGCGTCGTCAAAGGAGTGAACTTCGAAGGCCTGCGCGACGCGGGAGACCCCGTCGAATGCGCGAAGGCCTATCAGCGGGCCGGAGCGGACGAGATAGTATTTTTGGACATCACGGCGACCAGCGACGGGCGCGAGACTGTAACGGAACTTGTGCGCCGTGTAGCCGCAGAGGTCTTCATCCCGATAACGGTGGGCGGCGGCATCAGGAGCGTCGACGACATCCGCGCGATCTTGCGCGCCGGCGCCGACAAAGTATCGCTGAACACGGCCGCCATAAAAAACCCGAGGCTTATAAGCGACGCGGCGAAGGCCTTCGGCAGCCAGTGCGTCGTCGTCGCAATAGACGCAAAACGCAAGGGCGACGGCTATTGGGAGGTCTACAGCGCGGGCGGACGCAGCCCAGAACACATGGAGGCCTTCGGCTGGGCCGTGAAGGCGCAGCAGTTGGGCGCGGGTGAACTTCTGCTGACAAGCATGGACAGGGACGGCACGAAAAAAGGCTACGACCTTGAACTGACTCGTATGATAAGCGAAGCCGTCGGCATCCCCGTCATAGCTTCCGGGGGCGCGGGCTCCTGCTGCGACTTTTATGACGCGCTGACGACGGGCAAAGCGGACGCAGCGCTTGCGGCGTCGCTCTTTCACTTCAGCGAGATCCCCATCCAAAAGCTGAAAAAATATCTAAAAGAACGCGGCCTGCCCATGCGCGAAAAAAGCGCGCCGAATGAAATGTCACAGGACGAGACGGATGTCTTTGGAATATGCTCCGAGGCGTAA
- the hisH gene encoding imidazole glycerol phosphate synthase subunit HisH, whose amino-acid sequence MIAVVDYGAGNLKSVKNALDYLGAANMRAATAKEIFLADAVILPGVGEFGAAMAEIERRGLKEALVAAACGGRPFLGICLGMQLLFDESGESPEARGLGLLPGSVPRFSNKMGLKIPHMGWNSITAAKKSRLLAGLPSEPYMYFVHSYHVVAAKRHQVSATAEYGTTFDAAVEDENIFGCQFHPEKSGEAGLLILKNFIEIVNGGR is encoded by the coding sequence ATGATAGCGGTCGTAGACTATGGCGCCGGCAATCTAAAAAGCGTCAAAAATGCGCTGGATTATCTTGGCGCGGCAAACATGCGCGCCGCCACTGCAAAAGAGATATTTCTTGCGGACGCCGTCATACTGCCCGGTGTAGGCGAGTTCGGCGCGGCAATGGCTGAGATCGAACGTCGCGGCCTCAAAGAGGCTCTTGTCGCCGCGGCTTGTGGCGGCAGACCGTTTCTTGGTATATGCCTTGGGATGCAGCTGCTATTTGACGAAAGCGGCGAAAGCCCCGAAGCGCGCGGCCTGGGGCTGCTGCCGGGGAGCGTCCCGCGCTTTTCAAATAAAATGGGACTTAAGATACCTCACATGGGCTGGAATTCCATCACCGCGGCAAAGAAGAGCCGCCTGCTTGCCGGGCTGCCATCTGAGCCATACATGTACTTCGTACATTCCTATCACGTAGTGGCGGCAAAACGGCATCAGGTGAGCGCAACGGCGGAATACGGGACGACCTTCGACGCCGCGGTGGAGGACGAAAACATCTTCGGCTGCCAGTTCCACCCTGAGAAAAGCGGCGAAGCGGGGCTTTTGATACTAAAAAATTTCATAGAGATCGTAAACGGAGGAAGATAA
- the hisIE gene encoding bifunctional phosphoribosyl-AMP cyclohydrolase/phosphoribosyl-ATP diphosphatase HisIE, producing the protein MQKIDFSLIKFDDKGLVPVVVQDAVTAEVLMTAWANREALEETAARGEMVFWSRSRNALWRKGETSGNTMKLLALRADCDGDTLLAQVEPAGPACHTGERSCFYRNLWGASADEATFLGRLWKFLELRKEDDPKESYTARLLASGLSRVAQKIGEEGVEAALACATKDRDGFRYEAADLLYHLLVACIASGVPLPEVLRELASRHKGAQR; encoded by the coding sequence ATGCAAAAAATCGATTTCTCTTTAATAAAATTTGACGACAAAGGGCTGGTGCCTGTCGTCGTCCAGGACGCGGTAACGGCGGAGGTGCTGATGACGGCCTGGGCCAACCGCGAGGCGCTCGAAGAGACGGCGGCGCGCGGCGAAATGGTCTTTTGGAGCCGGTCACGCAACGCATTATGGCGCAAAGGAGAGACTAGCGGCAACACGATGAAGCTGCTTGCGCTTCGCGCCGACTGCGACGGCGACACGCTGCTTGCGCAGGTTGAGCCGGCTGGCCCCGCCTGCCACACCGGAGAACGAAGCTGTTTTTATAGAAACCTATGGGGAGCGTCCGCCGATGAGGCGACCTTTTTGGGGCGGCTTTGGAAATTTTTAGAACTGCGCAAAGAGGACGACCCAAAAGAGAGCTACACGGCGCGGCTGCTTGCCTCCGGCCTCTCGCGCGTGGCGCAGAAGATCGGCGAAGAGGGCGTCGAGGCGGCGCTTGCCTGCGCGACGAAGGACAGGGACGGCTTCCGCTACGAGGCGGCGGACCTGCTCTACCACCTGCTCGTCGCCTGTATCGCCTCCGGCGTGCCGCTGCCCGAGGTGCTGCGCGAATTGGCGTCGCGCCATAAGGGGGCGCAAAGATAA
- a CDS encoding 1-(5-phosphoribosyl)-5-[(5-phosphoribosylamino)methylideneamino] imidazole-4-carboxamide isomerase: MIILPAIDLYEGRVVRLTQGDYMRRRDYALSPIEAAKAFIDSGCSAIHVVDLEGAKAGEPRHLEVLSQIAALGLFVQYGGGLRSAVAVAEALSAGAGRVMAGSLIFKEIEQAETLAARFGEKIMAAIDIKDKKVVHSGWLEATNLSAKEAVSTLEAKGFTSFLVTQTERDGMMEGTEAADYAPLSAPGRFIAAAGGVTTPRDISNLAAVGVNAAVIGKSLYEGRMTICEAIAAAQIQNFANARKI; encoded by the coding sequence ATGATAATTTTACCCGCGATAGATCTCTACGAAGGGCGGGTCGTCCGCCTGACGCAGGGCGACTATATGCGCCGGCGCGATTACGCGCTTTCTCCGATTGAGGCGGCGAAGGCCTTCATTGATTCAGGGTGTTCCGCAATACATGTCGTAGACCTCGAAGGAGCAAAGGCTGGAGAACCACGCCACCTTGAGGTGCTTTCGCAGATAGCAGCACTAGGGCTTTTTGTGCAGTATGGCGGCGGCCTGCGCAGCGCGGTGGCTGTAGCGGAGGCCTTGTCGGCGGGGGCTGGGCGCGTTATGGCTGGAAGCCTCATCTTCAAGGAGATAGAGCAGGCGGAAACGCTTGCCGCGCGCTTTGGCGAAAAAATAATGGCGGCGATAGACATAAAAGATAAAAAGGTGGTTCATTCCGGCTGGCTGGAGGCGACAAATCTAAGTGCAAAAGAGGCCGTTTCAACACTTGAGGCAAAGGGGTTCACCTCATTTCTCGTAACACAGACGGAGCGGGACGGCATGATGGAAGGCACGGAGGCCGCGGACTACGCGCCGCTTTCAGCGCCGGGGCGCTTCATAGCGGCGGCGGGAGGCGTCACCACGCCGCGCGACATATCAAACCTCGCAGCCGTGGGCGTGAACGCCGCCGTCATCGGCAAGAGCCTCTACGAGGGACGGATGACTATATGCGAGGCGATAGCCGCGGCGCAGATACAGAATTTCGCAAACGCAAGAAAAATATAG
- a CDS encoding imidazoleglycerol-phosphate dehydratase — MEINIKRDTKETQIELVLSNEQTERSIDINCGFLAHMIDLFCHRARLGIKIFARGDAEVDFHHTAEDVGIALGQALKELAAAGPIRRYGWALLPMDGSLARVALDFSGRGGLTWRGDFPSQRCGDFDTELVPEFFAALAREARLTLHIALLETDNSHHAAEAAFKGAGVAIAEALEPASGDPSTKGLWL, encoded by the coding sequence ATGGAGATAAATATAAAGCGCGACACGAAAGAGACGCAGATAGAGCTTGTGCTGAGCAACGAACAAACCGAACGCTCAATAGATATCAACTGCGGCTTTCTCGCGCACATGATAGACCTTTTCTGCCATCGCGCACGCCTTGGGATAAAAATATTCGCACGCGGAGACGCAGAAGTAGACTTTCACCACACGGCGGAAGACGTGGGCATCGCCCTTGGGCAGGCGCTCAAAGAACTTGCCGCGGCGGGCCCCATTCGCCGCTACGGGTGGGCGCTTTTGCCTATGGACGGCTCACTTGCACGCGTGGCGCTTGACTTCAGCGGGCGCGGCGGCCTTACGTGGCGCGGAGATTTTCCTTCGCAGCGCTGCGGCGACTTTGATACGGAACTGGTGCCTGAATTTTTTGCGGCGCTTGCGCGCGAAGCCCGGCTTACGCTGCACATCGCACTGCTGGAGACTGACAATTCGCATCACGCGGCGGAGGCGGCCTTTAAAGGCGCGGGCGTAGCAATCGCGGAAGCGCTTGAGCCGGCATCCGGCGACCCAAGCACAAAGGGGCTGTGGCTATGA
- the hisG gene encoding ATP phosphoribosyltransferase encodes MLTFALPTGRSLKECIEILDCAGLPTERLKKAERSLVIEEANFRYLLSKPSDVPAMVYYGAADLALAGKDVIEEADVALTELLDTGRGRCRMAVAGPARVAARFRKEACGLMGLKVATKYTHLAEKTFAGWGVQIKLLKLNGSVELAPALGLADCIFDVVQTGGTLAANGLQVIKETMPVSLRLVAGNASVQMRWRSLSGVVGALASAVRAA; translated from the coding sequence ATGCTGACATTTGCACTGCCTACTGGGCGTTCCCTAAAGGAATGTATAGAGATTCTTGACTGCGCGGGACTGCCCACGGAACGACTGAAAAAGGCGGAACGCAGCCTCGTCATTGAAGAGGCCAATTTCCGTTACCTGCTCTCAAAACCGTCGGACGTTCCGGCAATGGTCTATTACGGCGCAGCGGACCTGGCTCTTGCCGGAAAGGACGTCATCGAAGAGGCGGACGTAGCTCTTACCGAACTGCTCGACACGGGGCGCGGGCGCTGCCGCATGGCTGTGGCGGGGCCGGCCCGTGTCGCGGCGCGTTTTCGCAAAGAGGCCTGCGGACTGATGGGACTTAAGGTGGCGACAAAATACACGCACCTTGCGGAAAAAACTTTCGCCGGCTGGGGCGTGCAGATAAAGCTGCTGAAGCTAAACGGCTCCGTGGAGCTGGCGCCGGCGCTGGGCCTTGCGGACTGTATTTTTGACGTGGTGCAGACCGGAGGCACGCTTGCCGCAAACGGCCTGCAGGTGATAAAGGAGACGATGCCCGTCTCTCTGCGGCTGGTGGCGGGAAACGCCTCTGTGCAGATGCGGTGGAGATCCTTGTCCGGCGTCGTGGGCGCGCTTGCTTCCGCCGTGAGGGCGGCCTGA
- a CDS encoding ATP phosphoribosyltransferase regulatory subunit: MNRNPKGCSNIGGPIAANMEYCRGAAMHLFSLYGYHPFSPAEFQLIEDVWGNMAPSRARRLIPLMSPLGEPCVLRGDLTLSAVAYLGSHYTTDEKPLRLSYAERVFSVPRPPKENLEENQVGVELIGWEGASADAETAALLLRTLDALNIENSVLVLGDVSVISEIFSRVPRRTAEKLIDALNDGDYTKYMEEARAADIADAAKGPILALPSLKGGCEVLSEATELTGCAAMFEPLRRLCASLCKLGYAERLRVDLSFVRDLGYYSGPIYNAYSSVDGTLLGGGGRYDGLLAKEGIEGQAAGFALNLKELAAHCASPAPKPVMMLWGGSCDCAEALRYADALSKKDVAFELSWASKKEESISTARLRGYEWWIDFGGKKAFSLGSRRELTLNEFETEALSC, encoded by the coding sequence ATGAACAGGAATCCAAAGGGGTGCAGCAACATTGGCGGACCGATAGCGGCCAATATGGAATATTGCAGGGGCGCGGCGATGCATTTATTTTCCCTTTATGGATACCATCCATTCAGCCCAGCGGAGTTTCAGCTTATTGAGGACGTGTGGGGCAATATGGCGCCTTCGCGCGCGCGGAGGCTCATTCCGCTGATGTCGCCGCTCGGCGAACCGTGCGTGTTGCGCGGCGATCTTACGCTTTCTGCCGTAGCCTATCTCGGCAGCCACTATACGACTGACGAAAAACCGCTGCGCCTCTCCTACGCGGAGCGCGTCTTTTCTGTTCCGCGGCCCCCAAAGGAGAATCTTGAGGAAAATCAGGTGGGCGTGGAGCTCATCGGCTGGGAGGGCGCAAGCGCGGACGCGGAGACTGCAGCGCTGCTTTTGCGCACGCTGGACGCGCTGAATATAGAAAACTCGGTGCTCGTGCTGGGCGACGTCTCGGTCATATCAGAAATTTTCAGCCGCGTGCCGCGCAGGACGGCGGAAAAATTAATAGACGCGCTGAACGACGGCGACTACACAAAATACATGGAAGAGGCGCGCGCGGCCGACATAGCTGACGCGGCAAAGGGGCCGATACTTGCTCTGCCGTCGCTCAAAGGCGGCTGCGAGGTGCTCTCCGAAGCGACCGAACTCACGGGCTGCGCTGCGATGTTTGAGCCCTTGAGGCGGCTATGCGCCAGTCTCTGCAAGCTCGGCTACGCAGAACGGCTGCGCGTCGATTTGAGTTTTGTGCGTGACCTGGGCTATTACAGCGGCCCAATATACAACGCCTATTCTTCTGTGGACGGGACGCTGCTTGGAGGCGGCGGCCGTTACGACGGGCTGCTTGCAAAGGAGGGCATAGAGGGGCAGGCGGCCGGTTTTGCTCTGAATTTAAAGGAGCTTGCGGCTCACTGCGCCTCTCCCGCACCAAAGCCTGTAATGATGCTCTGGGGCGGCTCCTGCGACTGCGCGGAGGCGCTTCGCTATGCGGACGCTCTCTCCAAAAAGGATGTGGCCTTTGAACTTAGCTGGGCCTCTAAAAAAGAAGAATCCATTTCGACGGCGCGGCTGCGCGGCTACGAATGGTGGATCGACTTCGGCGGCAAAAAAGCGTTTTCGCTTGGCTCCCGCCGCGAACTTACATTGAACGAATTTGAGACGGAGGCGCTGTCATGCTGA
- a CDS encoding HAD family hydrolase yields the protein MQKKNTEGASVDALIFDIDGVLLDVTKSFPEVIRRAVAVGWEKFCGGTTDCGGYCAEHEWVFKRHGSFNDDYDIAWTLLSMAAASGEKKLSAALPSPEKLAEELKTFYRPLPEWVREKYGDGAPRSEVRAFCAELYGGKGFGLHLLERPMIKKHWSELGLPVAVYSGRNAHEWELAKESLGWEDFPDALVVHSDHGIEKPSPDGLEILCGRLGVSSFVFFGDTASDMQAQAACGKGLFAAIGALLPEAKYRYDTTEEAVAAFTKGLPR from the coding sequence ATGCAAAAGAAGAACACGGAGGGCGCAAGCGTCGACGCGCTCATTTTTGATATAGACGGAGTGCTGCTTGACGTAACAAAGTCATTTCCAGAGGTCATACGGCGCGCGGTCGCCGTCGGTTGGGAAAAATTCTGCGGCGGGACGACGGACTGCGGCGGGTACTGCGCGGAGCATGAATGGGTATTCAAACGTCACGGGAGCTTCAACGACGATTACGACATCGCATGGACGCTGCTTTCGATGGCAGCGGCCTCGGGTGAAAAAAAACTTTCCGCAGCGCTTCCATCGCCGGAAAAGCTTGCGGAAGAGCTGAAAACATTTTATCGCCCTCTGCCTGAGTGGGTGCGCGAAAAATACGGCGACGGCGCGCCGCGCTCCGAAGTGCGCGCTTTCTGCGCCGAGCTTTACGGAGGCAAGGGCTTCGGCCTGCATCTTCTGGAGCGGCCGATGATAAAAAAGCATTGGAGCGAGCTGGGCCTGCCGGTCGCCGTCTATTCCGGGCGCAACGCGCATGAATGGGAGCTTGCGAAGGAGAGCCTGGGCTGGGAGGATTTTCCGGACGCTCTCGTAGTTCACAGCGACCACGGCATTGAAAAGCCGTCGCCCGACGGGCTTGAAATTCTTTGCGGCCGGCTCGGCGTCTCGTCGTTCGTATTCTTTGGCGACACCGCAAGCGACATGCAGGCGCAGGCGGCCTGCGGCAAAGGACTGTTCGCCGCGATAGGCGCGCTGCTGCCCGAGGCGAAATACAGATATGACACAACAGAAGAGGCGGTAGCCGCCTTCACAAAGGGGCTGCCGCGATGA
- the hisC gene encoding histidinol-phosphate transaminase, whose product MTNQEKEKFFAELARPAIGEIEPYDARTMERPAIRVSANENNAGVPASVLYAMREALCLANRYPDSRNTALREKLAARFALSPDQFITSNGLDGLFTMLGRAFLDPGCEVLCGECTFGVYAETAKIAGASVKKIPLDDNWKQLPERFAQAVTAATRMLFFCNPNNPTGTYSAPDEITRMLRAVPTRVIVVLDEAYIDFADADKEASFRLLSEFPNLLICRTFSKIFSLAGMRVGWAAADPRLLESLYKVREPYCVTAAAEAGACAALEEREAALTAARTAACEREKLCAVLKECGLAYIPSAANFVLTLAGERHDALTVAFAKASIDVRTLFVRGAPAIRISIGTPTENREVARVLLENK is encoded by the coding sequence ATGACTAATCAGGAAAAAGAAAAATTCTTCGCGGAGCTGGCGCGTCCTGCGATAGGCGAGATAGAGCCATACGACGCGCGGACGATGGAGCGGCCGGCCATACGCGTCTCGGCCAACGAAAATAACGCGGGAGTCCCCGCCTCTGTGCTATACGCAATGCGTGAGGCGCTCTGTTTGGCAAACCGCTATCCCGACAGCAGAAACACCGCGCTCAGAGAAAAGCTGGCCGCGCGCTTTGCGCTGTCGCCCGATCAGTTCATCACCTCAAACGGCCTGGACGGACTTTTTACGATGCTGGGCCGCGCCTTCCTTGACCCGGGCTGCGAAGTGCTGTGCGGAGAATGTACCTTCGGCGTCTACGCCGAGACCGCAAAAATAGCGGGCGCCTCAGTCAAAAAAATACCGCTTGACGACAACTGGAAGCAGCTCCCGGAGCGTTTTGCGCAGGCTGTCACAGCAGCCACCAGGATGCTTTTTTTCTGCAACCCGAACAACCCCACTGGCACATATTCCGCACCGGACGAAATAACGCGGATGCTGCGCGCCGTCCCCACGCGCGTCATCGTGGTGCTCGACGAAGCCTACATTGATTTTGCCGACGCGGATAAAGAGGCGTCGTTCCGCCTGCTTTCCGAATTTCCCAATTTGTTGATATGCCGCACCTTCTCAAAGATTTTCAGCCTCGCGGGAATGAGAGTGGGCTGGGCGGCCGCAGACCCGAGGCTGTTGGAAAGCCTCTATAAAGTGCGCGAACCCTACTGCGTCACAGCCGCGGCCGAAGCCGGAGCCTGCGCCGCGCTGGAAGAGAGGGAGGCCGCTTTGACCGCCGCGCGCACTGCCGCCTGCGAACGTGAAAAACTCTGCGCAGTATTAAAAGAATGCGGCCTAGCCTATATTCCATCTGCCGCAAATTTTGTTCTGACGCTTGCAGGAGAAAGACACGACGCGCTTACCGTGGCCTTCGCAAAGGCCTCTATCGACGTGCGCACGCTCTTCGTGCGCGGAGCGCCAGCCATAAGGATATCCATAGGAACGCCCACCGAGAACCGCGAGGTCGCGCGCGTGCTGCTGGAAAACAAATAA
- a CDS encoding dihydrodipicolinate synthase family protein: MGKLCGVFAPVPTPFHTDETLDLVSWEDNLFQWKNSALDGIVIAGSNGEMPFIDIEERVKLTQAAAKVCRGVKHIMTGAYFASEAKTVEAAKRLADAGADSLLLLPPHYFKGNNAAILKFYLDVADNSPLPLFLYNMPKNTGVDLTEEVILQAAAHPNIHGIKDTSGDMSKIGFTASKAPKDFAVFGGTGNWFLAALSMGACGGTMAVSILFPRACRRLYDDFCEGRLTEALEIQKRLLPVSDVITRRYGVPGLKHALARRGMAGGSCRRPLLPITDEDKKTIDAVIEASGLADYEK, translated from the coding sequence TTGGGAAAATTATGTGGTGTTTTTGCTCCGGTTCCGACGCCTTTTCACACAGATGAAACATTGGATCTTGTAAGCTGGGAGGATAATCTTTTTCAGTGGAAAAACTCCGCGCTGGACGGCATTGTCATCGCGGGTTCAAATGGAGAAATGCCTTTCATAGATATTGAGGAAAGGGTAAAGCTGACACAGGCGGCGGCGAAGGTGTGCCGCGGCGTCAAGCACATAATGACAGGCGCTTACTTTGCATCGGAGGCCAAGACGGTCGAAGCGGCTAAAAGGCTGGCTGATGCTGGAGCGGACAGCCTGCTGCTGCTCCCTCCCCATTATTTCAAAGGCAATAATGCCGCTATCCTTAAGTTTTATCTGGATGTCGCAGACAATTCCCCGCTGCCCTTATTCCTTTATAATATGCCCAAAAATACAGGCGTCGACCTCACGGAAGAGGTCATCTTGCAGGCGGCGGCTCATCCAAATATCCACGGGATCAAGGATACCTCCGGCGACATGTCGAAAATAGGTTTCACAGCGTCAAAAGCCCCGAAAGATTTTGCCGTATTCGGAGGTACCGGCAACTGGTTTTTGGCGGCGCTTTCAATGGGGGCCTGCGGCGGAACGATGGCGGTCTCAATTCTCTTTCCCCGCGCATGCAGGAGGCTCTATGATGACTTTTGTGAGGGGCGCCTCACGGAGGCTCTTGAAATTCAAAAAAGGCTGCTGCCTGTAAGTGATGTCATTACCCGCAGATACGGAGTGCCGGGGCTCAAGCATGCACTGGCGCGGCGCGGCATGGCGGGCGGCAGCTGCCGCCGTCCGCTGCTTCCCATCACCGACGAGGATAAAAAAACGATTGATGCTGTAATCGAAGCTTCGGGATTGGCGGACTACGAAAAATAA